From a region of the Globicephala melas chromosome 19, mGloMel1.2, whole genome shotgun sequence genome:
- the NUDT7 gene encoding peroxisomal coenzyme A diphosphatase NUDT7 isoform X2: MPVRAICFSPPALPGRSYRKQTFPGKMWRSSPPQKPVRNSLIDDAKARLRKHDVGTKYSHLLSNKCSILLPLLAKEGKLYLLFTLRSEKLRRSPGEVCFPGGKYEPTDADDVATALREAQEEVGLHPHQVEVVCRLVPVLFDRDTLITPVVGFIDSNFQAKPNPDEVKNVFLVPLEYFLHPSVYQQNHLTRAGHHIIIHCFEYTNPEDGVTYHIRGMTAKCALFVALIILGKKPSFEVEFNLNDLMSSSEESLLKLHKRATSKL; encoded by the exons ATGCCCGTCCGGGCGATTTGTTTTTcaccccccgccctccccggGAGGAGTTACCGGAAACAAACTTTCCCGGGGAAGATGTGGCGATCCTCTCCTCCCCAGAAGCCAGTCAG gAACAGTTTGATAGATGACGCTAAGGCCCGCTTAAGAAAACATGACGTTGGGACCAAATATTCTCACTTGTTGTCTAACAAATGTTCCATCCTTTTACCGTTGTTGGCTAAAGAAGGAAAACTCTACCTGTTGTTCACCCTTCGGTCAGAGAAG CTGAGAAGGTCACCTGGAGAGGTCTGCTTTCCTGGAGGCAAGTACGAACCTACAGATGCGGATGACGTGGCCACGGCTCTCCGGGAAGCCCAGGAGGAAGTGGGGCTGCATCCTCATCAAGTGGAGGTCGTCTGCCGCCTGGTACCAGTGCTGTTTGAT AGAGATACATTGATAACCCCTGTTGTAGGATTTATAGACTCCAACTTCCAGGCCAAGCCTAACCCCGATGAAGTTAAGAATGTGTTCCTGGTGCCTCTGGAATATTTCCTGCATCCCAGCGTCTACCAGCAGAATCACCTGACACGCGCTGGTCATCATATTATTATTCACTGCTTTGAGTACACGAACCCTGAAGATGGTGTGACTTATCATATCCGGGGAATGACTGCAAAATGTGCCTTGTTTGTTGCCTTAATTATTCTGGGAAAAAAACCCTCCTTTGAGGTTGAATTTAATCTCAACGATCTGATGTCATCCTCTGAAGAGTCTTTACTGAAGCTTCATAAACGTGCTACAAGCAAGTTATGA
- the NUDT7 gene encoding peroxisomal coenzyme A diphosphatase NUDT7 isoform X1 — MWRSSPPQKPVSSEARSSKSRSQQGHAPSEGSREGPSLPVSASGGPRNSLIDDAKARLRKHDVGTKYSHLLSNKCSILLPLLAKEGKLYLLFTLRSEKLRRSPGEVCFPGGKYEPTDADDVATALREAQEEVGLHPHQVEVVCRLVPVLFDRDTLITPVVGFIDSNFQAKPNPDEVKNVFLVPLEYFLHPSVYQQNHLTRAGHHIIIHCFEYTNPEDGVTYHIRGMTAKCALFVALIILGKKPSFEVEFNLNDLMSSSEESLLKLHKRATSKL, encoded by the exons ATGTGGCGATCCTCTCCTCCCCAGAAGCCAGTCAG TTCTGAGGCTAGAAGCTCAAAATCAAGGAGTCAGcaaggccatgctccctctgaaggctctagggaaggacCCTCCCTTCCTgtttcagcttctggtggccccag gAACAGTTTGATAGATGACGCTAAGGCCCGCTTAAGAAAACATGACGTTGGGACCAAATATTCTCACTTGTTGTCTAACAAATGTTCCATCCTTTTACCGTTGTTGGCTAAAGAAGGAAAACTCTACCTGTTGTTCACCCTTCGGTCAGAGAAG CTGAGAAGGTCACCTGGAGAGGTCTGCTTTCCTGGAGGCAAGTACGAACCTACAGATGCGGATGACGTGGCCACGGCTCTCCGGGAAGCCCAGGAGGAAGTGGGGCTGCATCCTCATCAAGTGGAGGTCGTCTGCCGCCTGGTACCAGTGCTGTTTGAT AGAGATACATTGATAACCCCTGTTGTAGGATTTATAGACTCCAACTTCCAGGCCAAGCCTAACCCCGATGAAGTTAAGAATGTGTTCCTGGTGCCTCTGGAATATTTCCTGCATCCCAGCGTCTACCAGCAGAATCACCTGACACGCGCTGGTCATCATATTATTATTCACTGCTTTGAGTACACGAACCCTGAAGATGGTGTGACTTATCATATCCGGGGAATGACTGCAAAATGTGCCTTGTTTGTTGCCTTAATTATTCTGGGAAAAAAACCCTCCTTTGAGGTTGAATTTAATCTCAACGATCTGATGTCATCCTCTGAAGAGTCTTTACTGAAGCTTCATAAACGTGCTACAAGCAAGTTATGA